In SAR202 cluster bacterium, the genomic window GATAACCGCATCCGACGGCCCTAGAGGTGGCGTGTAGTGGGCGAACTCGAAGGAGTTCCACGCCTGCACTCGGTTGTGCCAGCCGCCGGCGTTTCGCATCCAGAACTCGCCGATGAGGGCGGCGTGCCAGGAGGTGCCGATGCCTACCAGATGAATCCTCTCGCGGCTAAGCGTCTGCTCCGCGGCTTCCTTGACCTGACCGTTCGGGTCCGAGAGAAGCACTCCGACTTTTGCCGGCTGGCGCACGATGGCGTCGTGCATGTGGTACGGGTGGCCGTTGCGGGGCTGGGTGGTCATAAGCGGGAATTTCCTAAAGACGGTGTTTAATTACGGTGGGGCGTTGGTGGTATTTGTGGACGAGAGGATGTGCGGGGCGTGTCAGTAATATGGCAAGGGAGGATGCTGTCACAACAGATTCCTCGACTGCGTCCTTCCGAGTACAGAAGGACTACGCTCGGAATGACAGTTTCGCTTGTTGGTTGGCGTAAACATAGGACAAATCATCACAATGTGTTGGATTGGCACCGCACTAATCCTCTGGCGCGGGACGGATGGGCAGGCGGAGGCTAGGGTGGCGTTGGAGGAGGCGCTGCCATACGCGGCGGCCAATCTTGTCCGCCTCGGCGATGATGGAAGCCTCGTCCACGTGCAGCATTTTGCCGTCGCGCAGCACCCACTGGCCGTCCACCATGACCGACTCGATATCGCTGGGCTGGCCGTTGTTGATAAAACTGGAGACGATGCGTATAGCCGGAACCAGGTTGGAGCGCTGCACGTTGACGATGAATAAATCCGCCTTCTTGCCCGGTTCCAGGCTGCCGATTTCTTTTTCCATGCTGATGGCGCGAGCGCTGCCCATAGTAGTGTCGTACAAGACATCTTCTGGCTGAGGGTTGGCGGCGTCCTGGCGGAGGATACGCTCGGTGAACATGCCGGTGCGCATAACCTCCACCATGTCCTGGGTATTGTTGTCGGTGCCCATGCCAATGACCGCGCCGGCGGCGCGAAGGGCAGGGATGGGCGGTATAACGGCGCGTCGGGCGGCCATGGCAGGCTGGTGGGAGACGTTGGAGCGGGTGGCGCCCATCAGGGCGACCTCAGAGGGGTCTAGGTAGCGGACGTGGGCTGCGACGAGGCCCGGACCTAGATAATCGTTGTGGTGGAGGGTGTGGGCGGGGCGGACGCCGCGCATCTGCAGCAGCGATTCGACCTCTATCTGCGACTGGGAGAGGTGGATGGTGTACTTGGCGTTGTACTTCTCGGCCAGGGCGCGGGCATCACGCAGCAGCTTTGGCGATGTTGTTTCCACCAGGCCGGTGGAGACCATGCAGGCCAGGCGGCCGCTGGCCTGGCCGTGCCACTTCTCGAAGAGCCTGCCCGCGCGTTCTATGTCTCCAACGCGCTGTTTATCCGAGTAATCTAAGACCGGCTCGCCGGGGCGATAGCCCTGAGGGACGACGCCATCGGCGGTGTTCTCGGCCAATGCCCATCGCAGGCCCGTCTTGGCTAAATCGGAGGCATAGCGGTGGATGCCTTTGGCGATTTCGACGGTGGTGGTGCAGCCGGTGCGGGCGCATTCGATGGCGCTGAGGAGGGCCATGACGGTAGTCTCGTCGTCGGTGATCATATCGCGGGGGTCTTCGGGCAGGCGGAAGCTGGAGGGGAAGCCGAAGTCCTCGGTAACGCCGCGGAAGAGGTTGGCGGTAAGGTGGGCGTGGCAGTTAATGAGGCCGGGAAACACAGCCTTGCCCCGCCCGTCGACAACCTGCGCCTGGGGATAGCGGGCCGCGAGGTCTTTGGACGGGCCAAGGGCGGCTATACGGCCGCCGTCGATGGCGATGGCCGCGCCGTAAAGAACGTCACGGGCAGGATTGCCCGTGACAATGGTGGCGTTTTTGATAAGTGTGGCAGGCATCAACTACTTATAGTCTCCCCCGCCCTGAGGCGGTCCAGGTAGAGTTTAATGGTATTGGAGGAAATAGCAAAGCCCACGCCTTCCACGTTGATGTCGACCAGCTTGGAGCTGACTACTCCGACTACCTGGCCCTGGAGGTTCATCAAGGGGCCGCCGCTGTTGCCCGGGTTGATGGCGGAGTCTGTCTGTATCCAGATTACGTTCCTGCCCTTGTCCCACTTGATAGCGGAGACCAGCCCCCTGGTGACCGCTATATCCTGGGCCCTGAGGGGGAACCCCAGGACCAGGACGTCGGAGGCCAGGGGCGTGGTGCTCAGCTCACCCATCTCCAGCCACGGGAGGTCCGGCGCGTCGATTTTCACGACGGCGAGGTCGTGGACCAGGTCGCGCCCAATCAACCGGGCGGCGTGGGTAGTCCCGTTGTCGAGATGGACTGTAATAGTCGCCGCGCCGGTGATGACGTGGTTGTTGGTCAGGATATGGCCGCCGGCGTCGAAGATGAAGCCGGAGCCAGCGGCGTCCTCGGTCTCGATTCGCACCACCGCGCTGCGGGCCTTGGCGGTGATGTCACGCAAAGGCTTGGAGCCGGGAATGATGCTGCTTTCAATGATTATGGAGGACTCGCTTACTGAAATGCCCTGCTTGCGCGGCGCCCATCGAGGCATGACATCCCTGGTGGAGGTGCTGACCACCTGCCTCACGTTGGAGCCGTCCGCGTTCATCACAAAGATTTGTGTCCTGGCGCCGTCCCGCCGGTCGCTGGAAAAGACGATTTGCTTGCCGTCAGGGGACCAGTCCCCGCTGCTATCCGCGAATTCGTTATTGGTGAGGGGAACGGCGCCGCTGCCGTGGATGTCCATCACAAAGAGGTCCCAATCGCCGTCGCGGTCGGAAGAAAAGAGAATTCGTTGGCCGTCAGGGGACCAGCTTGGGGTGTAGTCCGCGCCGGGGCTGGATGTCAGCCTTTGAAGGCCGGCGCCGTCGGCGTTGATAACGTAAATGTCCCAGTTGCCGTCCGGCGTCATGGCGGCGAAAGTAAGCCTGTCGCTGTCAGGGGACCATGAGGGCATGGCCTCGGACACGCCGAGGGTTTAGGTGAGCCGCCGCGAGTTATTGCCGTCCATGTCCGCGATGTACAGCTCCAAGTCGCCGTCGCCGACACCCATGTAGGCCACCTTCTTGCCGTCCGGCGACCAGGCGGCGAAGGCGTTCTGGGCGGAGGGGAGGAGGACGAAGGGCCAGGTGCCGTCGTCGTTAATGATGACGGTGTTGCAGGAAGGGGCGCATCCGGAATAGATGAGCCTGCGGCCATCGGGCGACCAGGTTAACATAAGGTATGAGTCCGAAATGGTGGCGATGTTCCGCTTGTTGGCGCCGTCCACGCTGACAACAGTAAGCTCATCCCGCGTGCCGTTGATCGCGGTGAAGGCGACCCTGTCAGGCTCCACGGTGACGGAAGCTGCGGCGGAGCTGGTGACCTGGCCCTGGGTGGCGACGGCCTTTACGGTCTTTTTGAATACGCCGGGCGAGTAGCCGGAGGTAAACATGCCGTCGTCTGTGATCGACCCGCCGCCAGATTCTACGCTCCATTGAACATTTAGGCCGGAGATACGGTTGCTATACTGGTCTATGCCCACGGCTACGAACCGCTGGCTCATGCCGACGCCAAGGTCTATGTCGGCAGGGCCGACGAAGACCCGCTCCAGGGCTGCCGGCTGGACGATGACATCGATCAGAACGGTCTCGGCGCGGTCTCCCTGTGTTGCTGTCACCTCTATGGCCTTGGAGAACCGCATAGCGACTTTGGAGGCTATGAACCGGCCGTCGCTGCCCATGACTCCGGCGTCCGGGTCCTTGAGGACCCAGGAGAAGGGAACGTCGCCAATCCTGTTATCGTGGCGGTCCACGGCGTAGACCTGGATGGGCATGGACGCGCCGGCAACAATGGTAAGGGGTGAGGCGACGGCGATACGTTTCATGGGGCCAGGCAGGATGGAGACGTCGAAGGTTTTTTCGATGGACTGCTGGCCCAGGTCGGCCCTGACCTTGATGGCGGAGGGGAAGTCGCCGGCTTTGGCGCCGGTGGTCAACCTGCCCTGGGGGGTAACGGATCCAATCTCTGAGGTGGAGGTCCAGGAGAAGCTGCCGCCGGGCGTGGGGTTGCCGAAGGCGTCCTCTAAACGCGCGGTGAAATTATATCCGGCCTCGACGTTCAGCTTCGTCGGAGGCGGGCTGACGGCTATCCTGGCGGGGGCGCCGTGTTCCAGCACAACGTCGAAGGTCGCTTTCGCGGTCTTGTCGCCCTGAAAGGCCTCCACGCTGACGGCGGCGGGGTATCGGCCCGCTTTGGTGGTGGCGTCGAGGCGACCGCTTTGCGAGATGGCGCCTACGTCAGGGGAGGCCGAGAACTTGTAAATAAGCCCCGGGATGGGGTTGTCGAACTGGTCCAGCCCGCGGGCCTCCACCTTGAGGGCGCCGCCGACCTGGGCGGCCAGCTCTCGCCGGTACCCGTCGACAGCCACCCTGGCCAGCGGCCCCGGCTCGACGACGATGGCTATGGATGCCTCCACCTCTGACGAATCGCTCTTCTTAGCAGAGGCGACACTTACTTGGTAGGTCCCCGTACGGGTGTACTGGTGGGTGACGCTTTTAATGGAGGGGTTGGTAGCGGCGAACTGACCATCGCCAAAGTCCCAATTCGCCTCGCCCACGCCGTTGAAGGAGTGGGTAAAGGTGACGGTAAAGGGGGCCTTGCCCCTGGAGGCGCTGGCTTTCAGGCTTGAGCTGCTCTGATTTGAACATCCTGAGAGAACCAGGATGACGACGAGGGTAAGTGAGAAAAGGACGGATGATGTG contains:
- a CDS encoding trypsin-like serine protease, with the protein product MSEAMPSWSPDSDRLTFAAMTPDGNWDIYVINADGAGLQRLTSSPGADYTPSWSPDGQRILFSSDRDGDWDLFVMDIHGSGAVPLTNNEFADSSGDWSPDGKQIVFSSDRRDGARTQIFVMNADGSNVRQVVSTSTRDVMPRWAPRKQGISVSESSIIIESSIIPGSKPLRDITAKARSAVVRIETEDAAGSGFIFDAGGHILTNNHVITGAATITVHLDNGTTHAARLIGRDLVHDLAVVKIDAPDLPWLEMGELSTTPLASDVLVLGFPLRAQDIAVTRGLVSAIKWDKGRNVIWIQTDSAINPGNSGGPLMNLQGQVVGVVSSKLVDINVEGVGFAISSNTIKLYLDRLRAGETISS
- a CDS encoding amidohydrolase family protein, which gives rise to MPATLIKNATIVTGNPARDVLYGAAIAIDGGRIAALGPSKDLAARYPQAQVVDGRGKAVFPGLINCHAHLTANLFRGVTEDFGFPSSFRLPEDPRDMITDDETTVMALLSAIECARTGCTTTVEIAKGIHRYASDLAKTGLRWALAENTADGVVPQGYRPGEPVLDYSDKQRVGDIERAGRLFEKWHGQASGRLACMVSTGLVETTSPKLLRDARALAEKYNAKYTIHLSQSQIEVESLLQMRGVRPAHTLHHNDYLGPGLVAAHVRYLDPSEVALMGATRSNVSHQPAMAARRAVIPPIPALRAAGAVIGMGTDNNTQDMVEVMRTGMFTERILRQDAANPQPEDVLYDTTMGSARAISMEKEIGSLEPGKKADLFIVNVQRSNLVPAIRIVSSFINNGQPSDIESVMVDGQWVLRDGKMLHVDEASIIAEADKIGRRVWQRLLQRHPSLRLPIRPAPED
- a CDS encoding PKD domain-containing protein, translating into MINLLADIGPSIPSRQNTFTSSVLFSLTLVVILVLSGCSNQSSSSLKASASRGKAPFTVTFTHSFNGVGEANWDFGDGQFAATNPSIKSVTHQYTRTGTYQVSVASAKKSDSSEVEASIAIVVEPGPLARVAVDGYRRELAAQVGGALKVEARGLDQFDNPIPGLIYKFSASPDVGAISQSGRLDATTKAGRYPAAVSVEAFQGDKTAKATFDVVLEHGAPARIAVSPPPTKLNVEAGYNFTARLEDAFGNPTPGGSFSWTSTSEIGSVTPQGRLTTGAKAGDFPSAIKVRADLGQQSIEKTFDVSILPGPMKRIAVASPLTIVAGASMPIQVYAVDRHDNRIGDVPFSWVLKDPDAGVMGSDGRFIASKVAMRFSKAIEVTATQGDRAETVLIDVIVQPAALERVFVGPADIDLGVGMSQRFVAVGIDQYSNRISGLNVQWSVESGGGSITDDGMFTSGYSPGVFKKTVKAVATQGQVTSSAAASVTVEPDRVAFTAINGTRDELTVVSVDGANKRNIATISDSYLMLTWSPDGRRLIYSGCAPSCNTVIINDDGTWPFVLLPSAQNAFAAWSPDGKKVAYMGVGDGDLELYIADMDGNNSRRLT